The sequence below is a genomic window from Dermacentor albipictus isolate Rhodes 1998 colony chromosome 2, USDA_Dalb.pri_finalv2, whole genome shotgun sequence.
TTTGTTGTCGCTTGTGACATCGCCCGCATGAAGCCCAACGTCGTGGGCGAGCTCAGTGAGGCTCACGTGACGGTGGTTCACGTGCCGGGAGATCAGAAGAATGCGGCCGACGAGAAGCTGCGCTCCGCGCTGCGGCGCTTCTCCGACGCTTACAAACTGACTGGCTCGAGGGTCGTGCTCATATCGGGCGACGTGGACTTCGCGGCTGAGATACACGAAATCCGATACAGGGACCTCATCCACGTCGTGTTGATCCACAACGACCAGGCAAAGCGGTCGCTTACGGACACTGCCAACCAGAGTATCCGTTACGCCGAATTTGTTGCGGATATCAGGAAGTATGAAAAACCGAAGGAAGCCAACGCGTCCGCACCAACTGGACAACACAAGCCATTAGCCAAGAAATCGCCTCTGGCGAGCGAATATAATAGCGCCCAAGTCACCGCTGGCATATGCGAGGCCGGCAAAGCATCTGCGCCTTCTAGACAAAAGATGGCGGTCAAGAGGTTGCCAGAAGCGCCCCAGAAAGATAGCGCCCAAGTTACAGCTATCGGTTCTGATGCAAAGTTGAGAAAAACTCCCGTTGCAGCCGATGGTGGCCTCTCTAATGACAAAAAAGTAACAAAGACAGATATCGTTGTACCGAAGGCTATCCTCACCAAGGTAGGACTGGTTGTTCGTGAACAGCATAGAAACTTACAGCACTGGAAGAGCGTCCTGTCCAAACTAAACATTCCACAAGACTTCAGCCTCGAAATCGGAACGGATAAAGATGTCATTTGCCTCACTTACCCCAGCGCGGCCAAGGCCAAGAAAGCCGTAGGAACTCTAAACAAGCAAGTAACTGACGGAGGTGGTGTGGCTAAATGCTTGGGAATAATAAGCGACAAGACTCCCAGATGCGAGGCAGTGCGCACGCCGGAGGGGTCCCTCTTTTCGAAAAAAGTACAAGGCGCAACGGACTATACCAAAACATTAGTTAAAGGTTTCAGAGAAAGGATCGCTTCCCTGAAAGGTAACGATCAAGCTGCAAAAGAAGAACGTTTGGCACTGGAGAAGCTAGGCGAATTGTGCGAGGCTCGGTTGAAAGAGTTCACCGCTAGCCTTAGTGAGCTCACATCTTCGCAAGAGGCACAGTCTATTGCGACGAGAGAAACGGCACGTCTTCACCGGGGCTCGCCCCTTTACAGCGTGAAATCCAAGTTGTTCGAGGGCCTCGAGAAGCGCAAGATCGTCTTCCTGGTGACTCCACCAGGGTTTGGATCTTGCCTCGAAGTGCCTTCGTACCTGCGAGATCTAGGCCTCCGCGTGCTCAGCATCCAGCCCAGTGAACTCGCCGCCGAGCAGTGCACTAAGCATGCGGCAAACATGAGCGAGCCGGGAGCGGTGCAGTGCTGGCGCTTTGCCGGACAGCAGGTGAGCCCGCAGTCCGCGGTTGTCTTCACCACTGCGCGTCGGTTCTTTCACGAGTTCATGCGCTGTGGAACAGCGTTAGCGGGCTTCCAGGCGATCGTCATTGATGCTCTACACGAAGACAGCGCTTACCAGCGCGTCTGCCTGACAGTGCTGCGCATGCACTTTTTGTCTCACGTTCGCCTCGTGCTGTGTGGCAGCGACAGCGACGCCTGCGCGTCTGTTCAGCAGGCGTTCTGCCTGGGTGACCAGGACATACTGAAATCATTTGTCCAGTGCCCCGTGGACGTCGTTTGGAAAGAACGACCAGCGAATATGAATGTTGTCGCCGCAAGTGTCGCCGCCACGCTCGAGTTCTGTCAGAAATGCAGATTCGGAGGCGACATCATTGTCTTCTTGCCCTCTCTGGCAGACGCGTTCCATGCAGACGCGCTGCTGGAATATCGAAAGGCTGCAGAACAGCTCGTGGGAACATTTCGTCACGAGGTTTTGTTTCCTGGAGATACGTACCTGTCAACCATCGGTTCGCCATCCATCGGGTGCTGGAGGATTGTGTTCGCTGTGGAATACGCTGACGCCATCGCTAGAAAGCTTCAAGTGCGGTGCGTCATAGACAGTGGTCTAGCACGCAATGTCGTTTATCGCAATGGTGTTTTAGTTGCCGAGCTTGCGTACATATCCGAAGCAGAAGCCGAAGAACGGAAGGCCTTGGTCGGAAATCGGCTGCATGGAACATGCTATCGTCTCTACAACAGAGATGTGTTCGCTTCTTCGCTGTCTGTCGACGAAAAGAACTCGCGGTTCATTGAAGACATCGTTCTTCGCCTTTCAGCACGACAAACCAGCAACACTGTCACATATCTTGAAAAAATCCCGAAAGGCTCCGTGAAGAACGCGAAGAAAGCACTTGTAGAAATCGGGGCGACGGACTCAAAAGGATGCCTTACAGATTTGGGTGCAAAGCTTTGCGAAACCAGCCTGGAACCCAGACTTGGGAAATTGATACTAGGATCGCTTGACAAAGCTTCTTCTCTGAACGCTGTGCTGGTCTGCGCTCTAGCTTACGAGGACCTGCTCGCCGTTTACAAACCACTGAACAAAGACGGCACAAGACGAGAAGCTCAGCGCGCCGAAGGAGACTGCGTCTTCTCCCGAATCATTGACGTCTACAAGAATTGGCTCGCTGTGCCCAAGAAAATGAAGAGCACGTGGTGCGAGGTGAACGGTGTTAACGAGACCTTCATTAGCCACATTCACAGCACCGCTCTAGCGATTCAATCTGAGTTCGAGATCTTCACGGGCAAGACCTTGAACACGGATTcagaaaaacaagcaaagaacTTAACAGTCACAATGGCCGAACTGCTCGCCGGATCTTTTCCGCAAGGCTTGCTCCAGGCCTCAGAACGGGGCTTCAGCAGCACTACACTCGGGAACAAGCTCCATGTATCACCGCTCTCGCTTCTTGGAACCCGGCCTACGCAAGTCAAAAGCGTCGTCTGCTGCCTGTTCTCTCTGATTCCCGGCGCAAGAAAGCTGCAGCTCCTTAACTTTTCTTCGATTCCGGATAGGAATGACATTTCCCAGGCTGAACCCGTCCTATCACTGTCACGTGCGAAGCTCCCACACATTCAAGAAAGGTTCGGCCCTGTTGGGAATCTCATCTGGAACCAACAGTTCAACACGCAGCGTGCGCTTCAGTCAATTCAAGAAAAGCTGCGGAACGATGGTCATAGCAAGGAAGGGTCGCTAGAACTGGATGCAACAGCTCAGTGTATCGTCGTTAGAGGTCCCAAGCAATACTGTATCGAGGCTCGTCAGTACCTTCAGAGCATTGTCACGGATCAGGTGGCAAAGCTTGCCAGAAAGGACAGAGAGGCTCTCCTCACGCCACCCGACTCGCCTTACAGTACATATCCTGTTCTGGCGGTCATCGGCGTTGGAGGTCTACTGAATGAAATCCTGTCTCCCACAAACTTCCGTACCCTCGTAGTCGGCGACGTTAAGATCCCGCTTCCTGATTTCAGAAAGCGTGTCAACGAACTCGGAAATATCGTCCAGTACTGGTTCCTCAAAAAGGATAACGCCTTCCAGATCACGTACAAGACGTCGATGGAAGCCGACGACGCTTACGACTCCCTTTCTAAGCAGGACGGCGTCGTAGCAGTTTCAGTTAAGGGTCAGGCTCTAGTGTACCGCGAAGTGCAGAAGCACCGAAGACCGGCGTTTCACGCCCAGGTATCGCTGCCCCGACGTCGATGCACGGGCATCGCCTTTGCCGAGCTGCCGGACCAGGCCTCTTGGGACCGAATCGCGGGATCACTGCCGCTACACTTACAGCTTGACGGCACCGCAATAACTTGCGAGC
It includes:
- the LOC135911676 gene encoding uncharacterized protein isoform X2; its protein translation is MKGANQSGGRAAHQHSSAHQRGAAHTGGSRGANRGGGCQRGGHQPHGAGRGGSSQKHKGATSVSHGGSNSANSHQKQQNRQDQARGGHARGGRGRFQRGHFHWRGRNGAKAYPPSSDRDIQGGGVPSAGQNLLSFKRALRGMTADDETSVVSKSDSCAFSVSDFSDAMSEYGFDDGQFCDGDGRDCSEEQYVGEGDYASSKVDDVEDLTDAVSPAGNGAPGPPDIGTTRPLMGVPTILASTPSVGMISVFWDIENCAVPNGVPAYDIVRKVRQMFYKKHREADFVVACDIARMKPNVVGELSEAHVTVVHVPGDQKNAADEKLRSALRRFSDAYKLTGSRVVLISGDVDFAAEIHEIRYRDLIHVVLIHNDQAKRSLTDTANQSIRYAEFVADIRKYEKPKEANASAPTGQHKPLAKKSPLASEYNSAQVTAGICEAGKASAPSRQKMAVKRLPEAPQKDSAQVTAIGSDAKLRKTPVAADGGLSNDKKVTKTDIVVPKAILTKVGLVVREQHRNLQHWKSVLSKLNIPQDFSLEIGTDKDVICLTYPSAAKAKKAVGTLNKQVTDGGGVAKCLGIISDKTPRCEAVRTPEGSLFSKKVQGATDYTKTLVKGFRERIASLKGNDQAAKEERLALEKLGELCEARLKEFTASLSELTSSQEAQSIATRETARLHRGSPLYSVKSKLFEGLEKRKIVFLVTPPGFGSCLEVPSYLRDLGLRVLSIQPSELAAEQCTKHAANMSEPGAVQCWRFAGQQVSPQSAVVFTTARRFFHEFMRCGTALAGFQAIVIDALHEDSAYQRVCLTVLRMHFLSHVRLVLCGSDSDACASVQQAFCLGDQDILKSFVQCPVDVVWKERPANMNVVAASVAATLEFCQKCRFGGDIIVFLPSLADAFHADALLEYRKAAEQLVGTFRHEVLFPGDTYLSTIGSPSIGCWRIVFAVEYADAIARKLQVRCVIDSGLARNVVYRNGVLVAELAYISEAEAEERKALVGNRLHGTCYRLYNRDVFASSLSVDEKNSRFIEDIVLRLSARQTSNTVTYLEKIPKGSVKNAKKALVEIGATDSKGCLTDLGAKLCETSLEPRLGKLILGSLDKASSLNAVLVCALAYEDLLAVYKPLNKDGTRREAQRAEGDCVFSRIIDVYKNWLAVPKKMKSTWCEVNGVNETFISHIHSTALAIQSEFEIFTGKTLNTDSEKQAKNLTVTMAELLAGSFPQGLLQASERGFSSTTLGNKLHVSPLSLLGTRPTQVKSVVCCLFSLIPGARKLQLLNFSSIPDRNDISQAEPVLSLSRAKLPHIQERFGPVGNLIWNQQFNTQRALQSIQEKLRNDGHSKEGSLELDATAQCIVVRGPKQYCIEARQYLQSIVTDQVAKLARKDREALLTPPDSPYSTYPVLAVIGVGGLLNEILSPTNFRTLVVGDVKIPLPDFRKRVNELGNIVQYWFLKKDNAFQITYKTSMEADDAYDSLSKQDGVVAVSVKGQALVYREVQKHRRPAFHAQVSLPRRRCTGIAFAELPDQASWDRIAGSLPLHLQLDGTAITCERNKNIPGQLCLKGFSPTVGQAAVEKLLRSSLPVSLKSVRLIHEPSFETTSMELQALEEAVHGIFEKEAGPGTTRLNLKKPKNTDYAFKGWISFEDVVLGQRACALLKGAPISIHVSQDGRPATTLPLTVHSLVQETFFFPRFFFAAIQGRVEAELRRQEGLRPEDNLKCDATPCGPAVVCVSLRANNLNDFQKVVHLFNRLMSTEAESFEESVRPEEIVDAVKAVAPGGGVYMFRKRGETRLVGDEELVAATAEVLRKCTKAQGKHKRKKLVLVGEDFSVLRSFVGKFGHDPWELVKECKLDAAQFDANFEAVDVVGMDEAIGRAEQLVRELQRRLVEADSVSTSHSERCPICREPSCRPQGDEASVDGHRLELCGHWHCGSCLLLAFKRAPLPLACFEEDCASPWAMADIVHVAENDHGLLSDLARRSFESSVAADAIGRWYPCPTPECQFALDTYRDTKAQGVHVLGDVHVCPGCTNAVCFRCRSLYHYGMSCTAFRASMLPKSDASDKPWLDKDPGKHLACPSCKTCLERHSASKVDACWACRRLFCWHCHQSFEDDAAAARGHRTQSCIAARR
- the LOC135911676 gene encoding uncharacterized protein isoform X1 encodes the protein MKGANQSGGRAAHQHSSAHQRGAAHTGGSRGANRGGGCQRGGHQPHGAGRGGSSQKHKGATSVSHGGSNSANSHQKQQNRQDQARGGHARGGRGRFQRGHFHWRGRNGAKAYPPSSDRDIQGGGVPSAGQNLLSFKRALRGMTADDETSVVSKSDSCAFSVSDFSDAMSEYGFDDGQFCDGDGRDCSEEQYVGEGDYASSKVDDVEDLTDAVSPAGNGAPGPPDIGTTRPLMGVPTILASTPSVGMISVFWDIENCAVPNGVPAYDIVRKVRQMFYKKHREADFVVACDIARMKPNVVGELSEAHVTVVHVPGDQKNAADEKLRSALRRFSDAYKLTGSRVVLISGDVDFAAEIHEIRYRDLIHVVLIHNDQAKRSLTDTANQSIRYAEFVADIRKYEKPKEANASAPTGQHKPLAKKSPLASEYNSAQVTAGICEAGKASAPSRQKMAVKRLPEAPQKDSAQVTAIGSDAKLRKTPVAADGGLSNDKKVTKTDIVVPKAILTKVGLVVREQHRNLQHWKSVLSKLNIPQDFSLEIGTDKDVICLTYPSAAKAKKAVGTLNKQVTDGGGVAKCLGIISDKTPRCEAVRTPEGSLFSKKVQGATDYTKTLVKGFRERIASLKGNDQAAKEERLALEKLGELCEARLKEFTASLSELTSSQEAQSIATRETARLHRGSPLYSVKSKLFEGLEKRKIVFLVTPPGFGSCLEVPSYLRDLGLRVLSIQPSELAAEQCTKHAANMSEPGAVQCWRFAGQQVSPQSAVVFTTARRFFHEFMRCGTALAGFQAIVIDALHEDSAYQRVCLTVLRMHFLSHVRLVLCGSDSDACASVQQAFCLGDQDILKSFVQCPVDVVWKERPANMNVVAASVAATLEFCQKCRFGGDIIVFLPSLADAFHADALLEYRKAAEQLVGTFRHEVLFPGDTYLSTIGSPSIGCWRIVFAVEYADAIARKLQVRCVIDSGLARNVVYRNGVLVAELAYISEAEAEERKALVGNRLHGTCYRLYNRDVFASSLSVDEKNSRFIEDIVLRLSARQTSNTVTYLEKIPKGSVKNAKKALVEIGATDSKGCLTDLGAKLCETSLEPRLGKLILGSLDKASSLNAVLVCALAYEDLLAVYKPLNKDGTRREAQRAEGDCVFSRIIDVYKNWLAVPKKMKSTWCEVNGVNETFISHIHSTALAIQSEFEIFTGKTLNTDSEKQAKNLTVTMAELLAGSFPQGLLQASERGFSSTTLGNKLHVSPLSLLGTRPTQVKSVVCCLFSLIPGARKLQLLNFSSIPDRNDISQAEPVLSLSRAKLPHIQERFGPVGNLIWNQQFNTQRALQSIQEKLRNDGHSKEGSLELDATAQCIVVRGPKQYCIEARQYLQSIVTDQVAKLARKDREALLTPPDSPYSTYPVLAVIGVGGLLNEILSPTNFRTLVVGDVKIPLPDFRKRVNELGNIVQYWFLKKDNAFQITYKTSMEADDAYDSLSKQDGVVAVSVKGQALVYREVQKHRRPAFHAQVSLPRRRCTGIAFAELPDQASWDRIAGSLPLHLQLDGTAITCERNKNIPGQLCLKGFSPTVGQAAVEKLLRSSLPVSLKSVRLIHEPSFETTSMELQALEEAVHGIFEKEAGPGTTRLNLKKPKNTDYAFKGWISFEDVVLGQRACALLKGAPISIHVSQDGRPATTLPLTVHSLVQETFFFPRFFFAAIQGRVEAELRRQEGLRPEDNLKCDATPCGPAVVCVSLRANNLNDFQKVVHLFNRLMSTEAESFEESVRPEEIVDAVKAVAPGGGVYMFRKRGETRLVGDEELVAATAEVLRKCTKAQGKHKRKKLVLVGEDFSVLRSFVGKFGHDPWELVKECKLDAAQFDANFEAVDVVGMDEAIGRAEQLVRELQRRLVEADSVSTSHSERCPICREPSCRPQGDEASVDGHRLELCGHWHCGSCLLLAFKRAPLPLACFEEDCASPWAMADIVHVAENDHGLLSDLARRSFESSVAADAIGRWYPCPTPECQFALDTYRDTKAQGVHVLGDVHVCPGCTNAVCFRCRSLYHYGMSCTAFRASMLPKSDASDKQPWLDKDPGKHLACPSCKTCLERHSASKVDACWACRRLFCWHCHQSFEDDAAAARGHRTQSCIAARR